A DNA window from Thalassospiraceae bacterium LMO-JJ14 contains the following coding sequences:
- a CDS encoding elongation factor G, with protein MTRNHPVSPRAALIAGPYSSGKTSLLEALLVEAGALNRRGTVTDGTSLGDGSAEARAHAMSTEMNIVTAEYLDERWTFIDVPGSVELHQEMQSAMDIADIAIVVCEPEPEKAIALAPMLRAMDKAGLPHIVFINKMDQVRASVRETLEALQAASTRPLVLREIPIREGESIKGHVDLVSERAFSWQEGQPSKLISLPETMQGREAEARTEMLESLADFDDTLLEKLLEDAVPSTDEVYANLTRDLAENLIVPVFFGSVTHGNGVRRLMKALRHEAPDVTETAARLGIDETGEARVCIFKTVHAGHAGKLSYGRVMRGQVADGDSLAGARPAGLNRSSGSNLDRVTKAEAGDVIGFGKMEDISTGDVAGPDKIIQRANSQTSLRPLYGLAIRAESRSDDVKLPANLQKIIDEDPSLSTQHDDTTGEYVLLGQGEMHLKLALEKLANRSSLNVIATPPRIAYRETIRKPVSKHARHKKQSGGHGEFADVHVDLKPQGRGDGFSFSDTIHGGAVPKQYIPAVEAGAKEALMTGPLGFPVVDVAVTLTDGQFHAVDSSEMAFRKAGAQALRDALPEAGPVLLEPVNSVTISVPNSYTARIQRIITSHRGQILGYDAKPGWDGWDEVSCQMPAAEMQNLIVEIRSSTQGAGTFVTAFDHLQELTGKDAEKVVESHAQAAD; from the coding sequence ATGACCAGGAATCACCCAGTATCGCCGCGCGCGGCCTTGATCGCAGGCCCCTATTCATCGGGCAAGACTTCATTGCTTGAAGCGCTGCTCGTAGAGGCCGGGGCCTTGAACCGGCGCGGCACCGTCACCGACGGCACATCGCTTGGCGACGGCTCGGCAGAAGCCCGGGCGCATGCCATGTCGACGGAAATGAATATCGTCACGGCCGAGTATCTCGACGAACGCTGGACCTTTATCGATGTCCCCGGTTCCGTCGAGTTGCATCAGGAAATGCAGAGCGCCATGGATATCGCCGATATCGCCATCGTGGTCTGCGAACCGGAACCGGAAAAGGCTATTGCCCTGGCGCCGATGCTGCGCGCCATGGACAAGGCCGGACTGCCGCACATCGTGTTCATCAACAAAATGGATCAGGTGCGCGCCAGTGTCCGCGAAACCCTGGAAGCGCTGCAGGCGGCATCGACACGGCCGTTGGTGCTGCGCGAGATTCCGATCCGTGAAGGTGAGAGCATAAAAGGTCATGTCGATCTGGTTTCCGAACGCGCCTTCAGCTGGCAGGAAGGGCAGCCGTCTAAGCTGATCTCCCTGCCCGAGACCATGCAGGGCCGCGAAGCCGAGGCACGCACGGAGATGCTCGAAAGCCTCGCCGATTTCGATGACACGCTGCTGGAAAAACTGCTAGAAGACGCGGTCCCGTCAACCGATGAGGTTTATGCCAATCTGACCCGCGATCTTGCGGAAAACCTTATTGTGCCTGTGTTCTTCGGCTCGGTGACGCACGGCAACGGCGTCCGACGGCTGATGAAGGCACTTCGTCACGAAGCCCCCGACGTTACGGAGACGGCAGCCAGGCTCGGCATCGACGAAACCGGGGAAGCCCGGGTCTGCATCTTCAAAACCGTCCATGCCGGTCACGCAGGGAAACTGTCGTACGGGCGGGTCATGCGTGGCCAGGTTGCCGACGGCGACAGCCTGGCGGGCGCGCGCCCGGCGGGACTCAACCGTTCCTCCGGATCGAACCTGGACCGCGTCACCAAAGCCGAAGCCGGCGACGTTATCGGTTTTGGCAAAATGGAGGACATCAGCACCGGCGATGTGGCGGGTCCCGACAAGATCATTCAACGGGCGAATTCGCAAACCAGCCTGAGGCCGCTTTACGGATTGGCGATCCGCGCCGAAAGCCGCTCCGACGACGTCAAGCTACCGGCCAACCTACAGAAGATTATCGACGAAGACCCCTCGCTGTCGACACAGCACGACGATACCACCGGGGAATATGTACTGCTTGGCCAGGGGGAGATGCACCTCAAGCTGGCGCTGGAAAAACTTGCCAATCGAAGTAGCTTGAACGTGATCGCAACGCCGCCCCGCATCGCGTATCGCGAGACCATCCGCAAACCGGTCAGCAAACATGCGCGCCACAAGAAACAATCCGGCGGACACGGTGAATTTGCCGATGTGCATGTCGACCTCAAACCGCAGGGGCGCGGTGACGGTTTCAGTTTCTCCGACACGATCCATGGCGGCGCGGTGCCGAAGCAATATATTCCCGCCGTCGAGGCCGGTGCAAAAGAGGCCCTGATGACGGGGCCGCTCGGTTTTCCCGTGGTCGATGTAGCGGTAACGTTGACGGATGGGCAATTCCACGCCGTCGACTCGTCGGAAATGGCCTTCCGCAAGGCAGGCGCACAGGCGCTTCGTGACGCTTTGCCGGAGGCGGGCCCGGTTCTTCTGGAACCGGTTAACAGCGTGACGATCTCGGTGCCGAACAGCTATACGGCGCGCATCCAGCGGATCATCACCTCGCACCGGGGGCAGATCCTTGGTTACGATGCCAAACCCGGCTGGGACGGCTGGGATGAGGTATCGTGTCAGATGCCGGCAGCCGAAATGCAGAACCTGATCGTCGAGATTCGCTCGTCAACGCAAGGCGCAGGCACGTTCGTCACCGCCTTCGATCACTTGCAGGAACTGACCGGCAAGGATGCCGAAAAGGTCGTTGAAAGCCACGCCCAGGCAGCGGACTGA
- a CDS encoding SDR family oxidoreductase yields MGDTSKIAIVTGAGSGVGRATTHALLDDGWTVGLAGRRADALEETISLSSQPARALAVPTDVSDPDQVAALFKKVVDTYGRLDLLFNNAGANAPGILLEDLTFEQWKTVVDVNLTGSFLCLQAAFRVMKDQDPQGGRIINNGSISAHAPRPDSIPYTATKHAVTGLTKTASLDGRKYNIAVGQIDIGNAASPMANRMAKGVKQANGEIKPEPMMDVNDVGRAVVHMAGYPPETNVFSMTVMATQMPFAGRG; encoded by the coding sequence ATGGGAGATACATCGAAAATAGCCATTGTCACAGGCGCCGGGTCCGGTGTCGGGCGGGCCACCACACATGCCCTGCTTGATGACGGCTGGACCGTCGGGCTGGCTGGGCGGCGCGCCGATGCACTGGAAGAAACAATCTCACTCAGCTCCCAGCCGGCAAGGGCGCTTGCCGTGCCGACCGATGTCTCGGATCCGGATCAGGTCGCGGCCCTGTTCAAGAAGGTCGTCGATACGTATGGCAGGCTCGATCTGTTGTTCAACAATGCCGGTGCCAACGCGCCGGGCATCTTGCTGGAGGATCTCACGTTTGAACAATGGAAGACCGTTGTCGATGTGAATCTCACCGGGTCGTTTCTGTGCCTGCAGGCGGCGTTCCGCGTCATGAAGGACCAGGACCCGCAGGGCGGGCGCATCATCAACAACGGCTCGATTTCGGCACATGCGCCCAGACCCGACTCAATCCCCTACACGGCGACCAAACACGCCGTCACCGGCCTGACGAAGACGGCCTCTCTGGACGGGCGCAAATACAATATTGCCGTCGGCCAGATCGATATCGGCAATGCCGCATCGCCGATGGCCAACCGCATGGCCAAGGGCGTCAAGCAGGCCAACGGCGAAATCAAGCCCGAGCCCATGATGGACGTGAACGATGTCGGTCGCGCCGTTGTCCATATGGCGGGTTATCCGCCGGAAACGAACGTTTTTTCGATGACCGTAATGGCGACGCAAATGCCGTTTGCCGGTCGCGGGTGA
- a CDS encoding branched-chain amino acid ABC transporter permease, with translation MWDNIMVLVAAPVFSVQLVLDGLFIGATFALAAYGLALVWGVMNVKNLAQGDFVIAGGYIAWWLGKQGIHPLWGLPAAIIIMFAFGWFIYVTIIRRVIDKDLFTSLLATFGLAIVMAQGLNLMFGPEVQTAESDFAIRSMWDNNLTIAEIKVLAFVLCGILAVMVVLFMKRSRMGQAIRATAQDARAARVMGIDTDKVYAFTYSLNAAICGAAGAMISMIWVIQPFYGISHSIRSFVIVTAAGFGNLPGVIMAGLGLGVVENLGGFVFGAEFQQAIVVGLLLVVLVWRQIQQRKLRQVVS, from the coding sequence ATGTGGGACAACATTATGGTGCTGGTAGCGGCACCTGTATTTTCCGTGCAACTCGTACTGGATGGGCTTTTCATCGGCGCCACTTTTGCGTTGGCAGCTTACGGACTGGCTCTGGTTTGGGGCGTGATGAACGTCAAGAACCTGGCGCAGGGTGATTTTGTCATTGCCGGGGGATACATCGCCTGGTGGCTCGGCAAGCAGGGCATCCATCCGTTATGGGGACTGCCGGCGGCGATCATCATCATGTTCGCGTTCGGCTGGTTCATTTATGTGACGATTATCCGCCGGGTTATCGATAAGGATCTGTTTACGTCGCTTTTGGCGACCTTTGGTCTGGCAATTGTCATGGCACAGGGTCTGAACCTGATGTTCGGACCGGAAGTGCAGACTGCGGAAAGCGATTTCGCCATCCGTTCCATGTGGGACAACAACCTGACGATCGCCGAGATCAAGGTGCTGGCCTTCGTATTGTGCGGCATCCTCGCCGTGATGGTTGTGCTGTTCATGAAACGCAGCCGCATGGGGCAGGCCATTCGCGCCACCGCCCAGGACGCACGCGCGGCCCGCGTCATGGGGATCGATACTGATAAGGTTTACGCCTTTACGTATTCCCTCAATGCCGCGATCTGCGGGGCTGCCGGTGCCATGATCTCGATGATCTGGGTGATCCAGCCGTTTTACGGCATTTCGCATTCGATCCGCTCCTTCGTGATCGTGACGGCAGCCGGGTTCGGCAATCTGCCGGGCGTCATCATGGCGGGCCTTGGTCTCGGGGTGGTGGAAAACCTTGGCGGTTTCGTCTTCGGGGCTGAATTCCAACAGGCCATTGTCGTCGGCTTGTTGCTGGTGGTGCTTGTCTGGCGCCAAATTCAGCAGCGCAAGCTTCGCCAAGTCGTCAGCTGA
- a CDS encoding amino acid ABC transporter substrate-binding protein — protein MKARLTTAVLASAFALGVTLATPASAKVEGDTIVLGSAISFTGKYSTNGIHAKNGYELGVKKVNEMGGVKVGGKTYKLRVEYYDDESTPLRTAQLLERLISQDGVKYFLGPYSSATTTAAAPIVEKYKVPMVEAEGASRSLFNKGYKYLFAVLSTSEQYLASSIALAAEIAEKNGKKASDVKVAMAFENDPFSLDVRAGVLEDMKKFGMKAVIDDKMPRDLNDISATLTKVKALKPDLLLLSGHSKGAATGARQIKELRVDVPMIAMTHCEAAKVTTNFGDAVNDFLCPTQWAETLSYKDKWFGSAADYDKLFKATYEGYKNVPYQSAQATAAVLVWADAFSRASSLDPEKVRDAIAATDMQTFYGGVKFSEAGNNIAKPMVLRQIQNGSYNVVAPSKWASHPVNWPRKAPMN, from the coding sequence ATGAAAGCACGTCTGACGACGGCGGTACTGGCTTCGGCCTTTGCTTTGGGGGTTACGCTGGCAACGCCGGCGAGCGCCAAGGTTGAGGGTGACACGATTGTCCTCGGTTCCGCCATTTCATTCACAGGTAAGTATTCAACCAACGGGATCCACGCCAAAAACGGCTATGAGCTCGGGGTCAAAAAAGTCAACGAAATGGGTGGCGTCAAGGTTGGCGGCAAGACCTACAAGTTGAGAGTCGAATATTACGATGATGAATCGACGCCATTGCGTACAGCGCAACTGCTTGAGCGTTTGATCAGTCAGGATGGCGTAAAATACTTCCTCGGTCCGTATTCGTCGGCAACGACGACGGCCGCAGCGCCGATCGTCGAAAAGTACAAAGTGCCGATGGTCGAAGCCGAAGGCGCTTCGCGTTCGCTGTTCAACAAGGGCTACAAGTACCTGTTCGCGGTGCTGTCAACCTCTGAGCAGTATCTCGCAAGCTCGATCGCGCTGGCTGCTGAAATCGCTGAAAAGAACGGCAAGAAAGCATCCGACGTCAAGGTTGCAATGGCTTTCGAAAACGATCCGTTCTCGCTCGATGTTCGTGCCGGTGTGCTCGAAGACATGAAAAAATTCGGCATGAAAGCCGTCATCGACGACAAGATGCCGCGCGACCTCAACGACATTTCCGCGACCCTGACCAAGGTCAAGGCCCTGAAGCCGGATCTGCTTTTGCTGTCCGGTCACTCCAAGGGTGCCGCGACCGGTGCACGTCAGATCAAGGAATTGCGGGTCGATGTGCCGATGATTGCCATGACGCACTGTGAAGCAGCGAAAGTCACCACCAACTTCGGCGACGCGGTCAACGACTTCCTGTGCCCGACGCAGTGGGCTGAAACGCTGTCCTACAAGGACAAGTGGTTCGGCTCCGCCGCTGACTACGACAAGCTCTTCAAGGCCACATACGAAGGTTACAAAAACGTTCCGTATCAGTCGGCACAGGCAACTGCCGCCGTACTCGTCTGGGCGGATGCGTTTTCGCGTGCCAGCAGCCTGGACCCGGAAAAAGTCCGTGACGCCATTGCCGCAACGGATATGCAGACCTTCTACGGCGGCGTGAAGTTCTCCGAAGCCGGCAACAACATCGCCAAGCCGATGGTGCTGCGCCAAATTCAGAACGGTAGCTACAACGTGGTTGCGCCGTCGAAATGGGCATCGCATCCGGTCAATTGGCCGCGTAAAGCACCGATGAACTGA
- a CDS encoding ABC transporter ATP-binding protein, with the protein MSEETTQTDTEKRKASGYHMGSVESVISVEQVVAQTRAMAEDVPLEKLAKLANNDPFVEIKDLKAGYGKMEILHDLNLQVAKGQSLCLIGPNGAGKSTILHSIYGFTNIFSGSIEIGDPGKKQNVTDLSPNEKLKKAGIAYILQDKSIFPDMTVEENLWMGGFLMDTPAMAHEAAERVFAKYDRLAQRRTHKAKVLSGGERRLLEISRALVMDPEVLLVDEPSIGLEPRFIDMVFDILDDLQHGEGKTIIMVEQNAKKGLEFADIGYVLVSGELAIAGTGDELLANPEVGRLFLGG; encoded by the coding sequence ATGAGCGAGGAAACAACACAAACCGACACGGAAAAGCGCAAAGCGTCGGGCTACCATATGGGTAGCGTCGAATCGGTGATTTCCGTCGAGCAGGTCGTCGCGCAAACCCGTGCGATGGCCGAGGATGTGCCGCTCGAAAAGTTGGCGAAACTGGCCAACAACGACCCGTTCGTCGAGATCAAGGACCTGAAGGCAGGTTACGGCAAGATGGAGATCCTGCACGATTTGAACCTGCAGGTCGCCAAGGGACAATCGCTTTGCCTGATCGGCCCGAACGGTGCGGGTAAATCGACGATCCTGCATTCAATCTACGGCTTCACCAACATATTTTCGGGATCGATTGAGATCGGTGATCCCGGCAAAAAGCAGAACGTCACCGATCTGTCGCCGAACGAAAAGCTGAAGAAAGCGGGGATTGCCTACATCCTGCAGGACAAATCGATTTTCCCCGACATGACGGTCGAGGAAAATCTGTGGATGGGCGGGTTCCTGATGGATACGCCGGCGATGGCCCATGAAGCGGCGGAACGCGTTTTCGCGAAGTACGACCGCCTGGCACAGCGCCGTACGCACAAGGCCAAGGTTCTGTCCGGCGGTGAGCGGCGCCTCCTGGAAATCTCGCGCGCCCTGGTCATGGATCCGGAAGTGCTTTTGGTCGACGAGCCGTCGATCGGTCTTGAGCCGCGGTTCATCGACATGGTGTTCGATATCCTCGACGATCTGCAGCACGGTGAAGGTAAAACCATCATCATGGTCGAGCAGAACGCCAAGAAAGGTCTTGAATTCGCGGATATCGGTTATGTGTTGGTTTCCGGCGAACTGGCGATTGCCGGCACGGGTGACGAACTCCTCGCCAACCCGGAAGTCGGCCGTTTGTTCCTAGGTGGTTGA
- a CDS encoding GMC family oxidoreductase N-terminal domain-containing protein: MKKLGSFDYVVVGAGSAGCVLANRLSEDPNVTVALLEAGGKDDYIWIHIPVGYLYCMGNPRTDWGFQTEPDKGLNGRALNYPRGRVLGGCSSINGMIYMRGQARDYDQWRQFGNTGWGWDDVLHYFKKSEDQLAMPADEFHGEGGEWRVEKQRLRWDILDAFRDAAAQAGLPLTDDFNRGNNEGVGYFQVNQRAGWRWSTAKGFLKPARGRANLTVFTHAQVKKLNLTEGRVTGAELKHGDADATIDAEGEMILCAGSVGSPQIMEVSGIGRPDVLGKYGIEVKHALQGVGENLQDHLQIRCIYKVSGVETLNEQYASLLGKAKIGLQYALFRKGPMTMAPSQLGAFTKSSGEYETPNIQYHVQPLSLDKFGEPLHPFPAFTASVCNLRPESRGSIHIKSADPMAKPAINLNYLTAQADRKVAADSIRMTRKIIAQPALQKFSPEEFKPGPDYMEDEALASAAGDIGTTIFHPVGTCKMGNDNMAVVDERLQVRGVRGLRVIDASVMPTITSGNTNSPTIMIAEKGADMIREDARP; encoded by the coding sequence ATGAAGAAACTGGGATCGTTCGATTATGTGGTCGTCGGCGCCGGCAGCGCCGGGTGTGTTCTTGCCAATCGCCTGTCCGAAGACCCGAATGTCACGGTGGCGCTTCTGGAAGCCGGCGGCAAAGATGATTACATCTGGATTCATATCCCTGTCGGGTATTTGTACTGTATGGGGAACCCGCGCACCGACTGGGGGTTTCAGACGGAGCCGGACAAGGGCTTGAATGGCCGGGCACTGAACTATCCGCGTGGCCGTGTGCTCGGTGGCTGCTCGTCGATCAACGGCATGATCTACATGCGCGGCCAGGCCCGCGACTATGACCAATGGCGTCAGTTCGGCAACACCGGCTGGGGCTGGGACGATGTCTTGCACTATTTCAAGAAATCCGAAGACCAGCTGGCAATGCCTGCGGATGAATTTCACGGCGAAGGCGGCGAATGGCGTGTCGAAAAGCAGCGGTTGCGCTGGGATATTCTGGATGCCTTCCGCGATGCCGCTGCGCAGGCCGGACTGCCGCTGACCGACGATTTCAATCGCGGGAATAACGAAGGTGTCGGGTATTTTCAGGTCAATCAACGTGCCGGTTGGCGCTGGAGCACGGCCAAGGGATTCTTGAAGCCGGCCCGGGGCCGCGCCAATCTGACCGTCTTTACGCATGCTCAGGTCAAGAAGCTGAATTTGACGGAAGGCCGGGTCACGGGTGCCGAGCTTAAGCACGGCGACGCAGACGCGACGATCGACGCGGAGGGAGAGATGATCCTCTGCGCCGGCTCCGTCGGTTCGCCGCAGATCATGGAGGTGTCGGGTATCGGACGACCCGACGTGCTTGGCAAGTACGGGATCGAGGTCAAGCACGCCCTGCAGGGCGTCGGCGAGAACCTGCAGGACCATCTGCAGATCCGCTGTATCTACAAGGTCTCCGGCGTCGAAACCCTGAACGAGCAATATGCGTCGTTACTCGGCAAGGCGAAGATCGGCCTGCAATATGCGCTGTTCCGCAAGGGGCCGATGACGATGGCGCCATCGCAATTGGGCGCGTTCACAAAAAGCAGCGGCGAATACGAGACGCCGAATATCCAGTATCATGTGCAGCCGTTGTCTCTGGACAAGTTCGGCGAACCCCTGCATCCGTTCCCGGCCTTCACTGCAAGCGTCTGCAATCTGCGCCCCGAAAGCCGCGGTTCGATCCATATCAAGTCCGCCGATCCCATGGCGAAACCGGCGATCAATCTGAACTATCTGACGGCACAGGCGGACAGGAAGGTTGCCGCCGACAGCATCCGCATGACACGTAAAATCATCGCCCAGCCGGCGTTGCAGAAATTCTCACCGGAAGAGTTCAAGCCCGGCCCGGATTACATGGAAGACGAGGCGCTGGCGTCCGCCGCCGGCGACATCGGAACGACGATCTTCCATCCCGTCGGGACCTGCAAGATGGGGAACGACAACATGGCCGTTGTCGATGAACGTTTGCAGGTGCGGGGGGTCAGGGGACTTCGGGTTATTGATGCGTCGGTCATGCCGACGATCACCAGCGGCAACACCAACTCACCGACGATCATGATCGCTGAAAAAGGTGCCGATATGATCCGCGAAGATGCACGGCCCTAA
- a CDS encoding ABC transporter ATP-binding protein: MTNYVIEVEGVSKSYGGVIANKSVSMKVPDGKITGLIGPNGSGKTTLFNSIVGYHPIDEGSIKFKGKEISDLRVPQIARLGLLRTFQQTRIYGNMNCIDNMLISVPHRKMGFADMFGEREAKETMEEVERLLDFVGLYEKRKLRSGDLSFGQQKLLEFAMALMNKPEVLLLDEPTAGINPTLINGLIDRLRRANEEFGITLFVIEHNMRVIMNMAESIYCLAHGEMLAHGSPDEIQNDQRVIDAYLGAH, translated from the coding sequence ATGACCAATTACGTGATTGAGGTCGAGGGCGTCTCGAAGTCCTATGGCGGTGTGATCGCCAACAAAAGCGTCTCGATGAAGGTGCCGGACGGGAAGATCACCGGTTTGATCGGACCCAACGGATCAGGCAAGACGACGCTGTTCAATTCCATCGTCGGCTACCACCCGATCGACGAAGGCTCGATCAAGTTCAAGGGCAAGGAAATCTCTGACCTTCGAGTGCCGCAGATCGCACGGCTCGGATTGTTGAGGACCTTCCAGCAGACCCGTATTTACGGCAATATGAATTGCATCGACAACATGCTGATCTCGGTGCCCCACCGTAAAATGGGTTTCGCCGATATGTTCGGAGAGCGCGAGGCAAAGGAAACGATGGAAGAGGTCGAGCGCCTGCTCGATTTCGTCGGTCTCTACGAAAAGCGTAAGCTGCGTTCAGGCGATCTTTCGTTCGGTCAGCAAAAGCTGCTCGAATTCGCCATGGCACTGATGAACAAGCCGGAAGTGCTGTTACTTGACGAACCGACGGCGGGCATCAACCCGACCCTGATCAACGGGCTGATCGACCGCCTGCGCCGTGCCAACGAGGAATTCGGCATTACTTTGTTCGTGATCGAGCATAACATGCGCGTCATCATGAACATGGCCGAGAGTATCTATTGCCTGGCACACGGTGAAATGCTGGCGCACGGCTCGCCGGATGAAATCCAAAATGACCAGCGCGTGATCGACGCATATCTGGGAGCGCACTAA
- a CDS encoding cyclic nucleotide-binding domain-containing protein, whose product MFDAELNLYVVFGFIGVALYLGSYAALQLGYVNGQGGLYALLNLTAASSVLISLIQAFNLSSALIQVFWIFISIIGLIRMYLLTRHIRFSDEERAFIDQAMRNLSKRKARKFLDAGYWIDGESGAVLTREGEPVEHLIYLLEGEAEIISSGRAIAVCEAHSFIGELTAMSGEPATATVRLDRPSRYFCIGVQVLRQRLMKDLEIRANLESCVSQQMLHKLKRSNQALAGNGLVVNR is encoded by the coding sequence TTGTTTGATGCTGAATTGAACCTGTATGTGGTTTTCGGGTTCATCGGTGTCGCTTTGTATCTGGGGTCTTACGCGGCACTTCAACTCGGCTATGTGAACGGGCAGGGCGGGCTCTATGCGCTGCTGAATCTGACCGCTGCGAGCAGTGTGCTGATCAGCCTCATTCAAGCATTCAACCTGTCATCAGCATTGATCCAGGTGTTCTGGATTTTTATCAGCATCATTGGCTTGATCCGGATGTATCTGCTGACCCGTCACATCCGGTTCAGCGACGAGGAACGTGCGTTTATCGACCAAGCCATGCGGAATCTGTCGAAGCGCAAGGCGCGGAAATTTCTGGATGCGGGATACTGGATCGACGGCGAATCCGGTGCCGTGCTGACACGCGAGGGCGAGCCCGTCGAGCACCTGATTTACCTGCTTGAGGGCGAGGCCGAGATCATCAGCAGCGGCAGGGCGATAGCCGTTTGTGAAGCGCATTCCTTCATCGGCGAACTGACGGCGATGTCCGGGGAACCGGCGACCGCGACTGTGCGTCTAGACCGCCCGTCACGGTATTTCTGTATTGGCGTCCAGGTGCTGCGGCAACGACTGATGAAGGATCTCGAAATACGCGCCAACCTTGAAAGCTGCGTCAGCCAGCAGATGCTGCACAAGCTGAAACGCTCCAATCAAGCTCTTGCGGGGAACGGTCTCGTCGTCAACAGGTGA
- a CDS encoding branched-chain amino acid ABC transporter permease, whose translation MNSNFSLKIHLPLLVFGLAAPFVFPGLQYQIATLWVMVLFALTWDVMGGQMGYNSLGNIFFFGVGMYASAVIQIAQFADVGAFTAARGAIVVEYTDAQYYQGLVLGILASGFVAAATAFALGWTVFGLRGPYFAIGTLGMALAAGELMGTWEWVGGGGGIGMPVFPGSAQAKGLTFYFLTFAAAILTFVTLQWVYKTRFGLAINAIRDDEEKAEAMGIHTLRYKSVAWAISAFFLGISGALFGNIVGFVEPLEVAFPTVTFGIFMVAMTLLGGKGTLWGPVLGAILFHVIKEATWTYFLGWQWVALGMLIIINVVFFQQGIMGWLMEKYPEKFGIIVEDKGGSK comes from the coding sequence ATGAATAGCAACTTTTCTTTGAAAATCCACCTGCCGCTCCTCGTGTTCGGCCTGGCGGCGCCGTTCGTGTTCCCGGGTCTGCAGTACCAGATTGCGACGCTTTGGGTCATGGTCCTGTTTGCCCTGACGTGGGACGTCATGGGCGGGCAGATGGGCTATAACTCACTCGGCAACATCTTCTTCTTCGGCGTCGGTATGTATGCCTCAGCGGTTATTCAGATCGCCCAATTCGCCGATGTCGGTGCCTTTACCGCGGCGCGTGGTGCCATCGTCGTCGAATATACGGATGCCCAGTACTACCAGGGCCTCGTGCTTGGGATTCTGGCGTCCGGGTTTGTTGCTGCGGCGACGGCATTCGCGCTTGGCTGGACCGTGTTCGGTCTGCGCGGCCCGTACTTTGCCATCGGCACGCTTGGCATGGCCCTGGCGGCGGGTGAGCTGATGGGAACGTGGGAATGGGTCGGCGGCGGCGGTGGCATCGGCATGCCGGTGTTCCCGGGATCGGCCCAAGCCAAGGGACTGACGTTCTACTTTCTTACGTTTGCTGCCGCGATCCTGACCTTCGTGACGCTGCAGTGGGTTTACAAAACGCGCTTTGGGCTGGCCATTAACGCCATCCGCGATGACGAAGAAAAAGCCGAAGCCATGGGCATCCATACCTTGCGCTACAAAAGCGTGGCATGGGCGATCTCGGCGTTTTTCCTTGGTATTTCCGGTGCGCTGTTCGGCAATATCGTCGGTTTCGTCGAGCCGCTCGAAGTGGCTTTCCCGACAGTTACCTTCGGCATCTTCATGGTCGCCATGACGCTGCTCGGCGGCAAGGGAACGCTGTGGGGCCCGGTCCTCGGCGCGATATTGTTCCACGTCATCAAGGAAGCCACATGGACTTATTTCCTGGGCTGGCAGTGGGTTGCGCTCGGCATGCTGATCATCATCAACGTGGTGTTCTTCCAGCAGGGGATCATGGGCTGGCTAATGGAAAAATATCCGGAGAAATTCGGCATCATTGTTGAGGACAAGGGAGGCTCGAAATGA